TTTAACCAATCATATTTTAATGGTTCTAATGTAGcagtaaagaaaaaatgtgttagAGGCAGGTTGTGGTTATTAATGggtataattataattattatataatatattctgCTAAATTGCCttctaaaagaaaacaataatattaGAGAcaaatttgtatgtttttgtctttatagAGACACGAAATGTGGAAATTTCTATCTAATTCAACAGAGATGAAGAGGCAAAGATTGGTACATGTTTCTactgattattttgttttcaacaaGCAGAAACATTAGTTTTCGACTTACTGCGGTTTTGTTTGGCACCGTTCCACAAACAACTGCTTAAATCTGTGGATTCAGCCACGATGgcatctctgctctctgtacTTCTCTACTTAGCCTGATTTCAGGACAGACACTCTGTCATGTTACTGTGACCAGGCAGGATGAACTATTTGtacagttttaatgtttaatcaatcaaatattgTCACATGTCATGATGATATATATGtaaatgattatattatataatcatGTGTATTGTACTTACTATTCATACCAATGTCCATATTCTCATGCAAGATAGTTCACCCCAGTTATTATAAATGAATTGGAAATCTCTGTATAGGTGATTTCTGTcaactcaaataaaaatgttacctccatctgcatttgtctgtcagcagaattacgcaaaaactgctcaACCAATTGTCATGAAATGTTTGTGGAGGTGTGGCCCATTaaattctggtgcagatccagatcaagGGATGGattcagcatttgtttgttttttcaatttctttgaCATTGATAGGATGTTTTCACCGATTTCCCAaaggataattcatggatccagatgaaaaaaatctggcagatttaggattcattcattcaaccaTTTCACCATCATAGTATACTTTGTTTCTAACAATTCAAGCTTTATATAAATCCATTAGGTTGTGATGATAACTGCAATGTAATGCTATTGTTGATTTTGCATTAAAAACTGTTCCAAGCTAATGTAGCTACATGTTATGGTGGGGGCCTCTGGGTGCAGGTCGGCATCCAGAGGGCTCACAGAGCTGTCAACCAAGAGCCTCTGAACGCTGAGGGATATGTACATGCTGACGTCTCAGGTTCCCAAtttgactgtctgtgtgtctgtgtgtgtgtgtgtgtgtatacgcgtgcgtgcgtgcatgtgtgtgtgtgtgtgtgaatccaaACAGGGGGTATCCAATACAGGATAAAATTAGGCCAGCCAGGCCATATATTGCTGACTGAGCCCGGGCAGCCAAAAAAAGCCTGGAGTGAAAGCCAACAGTGGGAGCgcaaggaagagaggagagcaggcaGGATCGCTGCTGAAATGGCCACCAAACGTAAGCAAAGAAATGGTGACAGCTTAAAGTAAAGGGaatcagagaggagagagggcagtgGTCAGACTCCACCTGCCAGGTGGGGGGATAGATCAGTTATTTTTACCCTCTGCTGGGCAGGTGTGGATACAGCATGACTGTCATTTGTTGGACATATGGATAGAATGGGACTCAGCTAAATGAGACTGCCTGAGTCCCTGAATGAACGGTTGTTTGATTCATTCCTAAATATCCTAATTGTCAAATTGGAATTATTGTTGCTATTTTTGTTTCGCTTTAGTTGTTCTTAAAGTAAGAAGTAAAGGCAGGTTATGGCTATACCAAGCTTGGAAAATGACTTCATAGGTGTAACATAGGGATGTCTCTGTCTCGGACCGGTTTTCAGATAAGCCATTAAATAAGActgtttgtatatatttttgtatatatgttCCGCTGGTTCAACTATTGTGTGAGTGAATGCGAGACTCTCTTATTGATGCATCGTCTCTTAGAGACAAGTTGTTGTCGtcgtgtgtgtgaatatgtttaTGTGTAACATTCTTGaggatttattttaatcagaTAATTATGGTGATATTAACACTGGAGTTAGGAGGCTGATGATTTGTTGTTTGATGGTCTGATACACTCTGACTCAatgagtatttatttttattattcattcagtaCAGAGCACATTATTAGAAGCAATACATTCATTCTGACGTGCTTCTTTCTATTGAGAAGAAATTATTGTAAAAGATTAATAATTCTATTattctttttcacattttataaagGTAGTGagctttatttcttttactgTTCAAGGAtgtgtgtcatgtttctgtcggcagcagcagttttgtttggaacaaaaagaagaaggtgATCTGGGTCGTTACATTGAAGAGTGAATCCACTCACTGCATTTTGATATGACAGAATTTAAGAAATCTTATGAAACAAAATCTGTGCGTCTTTTTATAGAGCCAAGAGGTTAGAGCTGACTTGTGATGACATGTCACAGGCTCTTAACAATACCAAATTGTTGACTGAGCACGAAGATGATCTACAAAGTTAACTTTTCTTTCACAGATACACTCAAACACTCGTTCAGTATAACTCACCTAACTTCTCGTTTCTAGCAAGTGTCCACCTTGTTTTGCAGTTGTGGATCTGGTGTACTGGCGGAGCGTGAGGTGGACCGGTGTGGTGTTCACAGGGCTGGTGATCGCCCTGGCGAGCCTGTTCCAGCTCAGTGCCATCACCGTGCTCTCCCACCTCTGCCTGGGTATCATGTGTGTCAacttcctcctccgtctctactacaagctgctggagctgcttcGCTGCAACCCTGGGGTGCACCCTTTCCAGTGAGTCTGTTGATTTGGGCCATGCTGGATGTTCAATGGCAGAAACATGCTGCAAATGTAGGGCCTCAGTTGACCTGTTCTACCGGGGTAAAATTAGATTTCATAAtcttcgccaaggaggttacgttttcacccctgcttatttgtttggtttgtttgtgagcaagatacgttttttggggcattttcattgatttctatgtgaatatttcatgaatcttgataaaaaagaaaaatctggcatatttaagaaaactgatttctatgagtgggtgaaatttggtgcagcttgattgaatttaagttgTATGctggaccttggtggaggtatgtgctctactgagtgccattctagtttttgtaatcgtgtgtctgtgtgtgttcccaggtCACATCTGGATTATGACAAGACTCTGACAGATAAGGACACAGTGATGCTGGTAGAGGAGGTGGTGCTACTGGTTGCATTCGCCGTTACAGAGATCAAACGGCTCCTTTTCATCGACTGCATGATTGACTCTATCAAGGTTCGAGCATGATGACAAAATAATGATTGAAAAGTACCATGTGAGCCACATTAATCCATGTACAGTATCTGATTCATGAAacctcagagctgaaacatgaaATCTAAGTCTGTAAATTAACTGTATTATAGAAAACACACGAAAAAAATATACCATTGAATGTCATCAAATcacattctctctctgctctctctcacagTTTGTTGTGCTCCTGTATCTGTTGACCTATGTCGGTGTCCTAACCAGCGGACTGACTCTGATCATAGCTGGTGAGTTGAACTGATTCCAAAGAATTTTCCTTCTGGCATCTCTGTGTGGCCTAAGTCAAGCACTTTGTGCTTTCATCCATCCACTCCTGCCTCACCCTGAAGAGCCTTTTCACATGGACACGTTGTATGAATGTGATGTGACACAAAGCCTTCTAGTGCTTTAACAGTGTCCTAACACATCTTCTCTTAGCTAATTCATTTCATAAAAGTGTTGCACTTGTCATTTACTGGTAAATAATACTATGTCAACCAGTCTTTTCTCCTTCGTCCTTGTTTCACAGCTGTGATCGTTGTTTTCTCACTTCCTCTGTTGTACAAAAAGCAGCAGGTAAGACCGTGTAAACTGCAAATTTCCAAAATTACATATCGATAACATCACAAAGCTGCATCTCTAAAGAgagtagtttgtttttttcgaCAAGAAGCAGGATATAATAATTTAAGACTTCTCGGAATGattaaatacactgtaaaaaatacaaatacacatttactctttttttgtatgtatttattacttttattaaacatattaaGCATTCAATAAAAGATATAATCCATAAATTAATATAACAGGAAAtcaaagatcttttttttttttttacaggattaGATTGTTTGATTGCTTAATGGTCTTGGATGatagtaaaaaaatatatatacatccTATCGCTGAATGTATGCATTTGTAATATCAGCTCATGACACAAAATCTATTGATGTCACAATGTCTTGGATTTACTGACCCATGTGTCATTGTGCTGTCAGGTGCGGATAAGGAAGATTGTACGAGCGGTAAAAGCTTTTGTGAAGAAAATCAAAACCATGTAAGTAACCTGCTCTTTATATGAAATGTTCTACTATGTCCTTTAATACAGCCCCTAAAGGGACATGGGCAAAAAGATAGAagttagaagaagaaaaaatttAGATGTTTCAGGTTTCTGGAAATATATATCTCTTTCTTTTTGGTCTGTTTACATTATGTTGTGTAATCCGAAGCCTCCCTATCTCCTTTTTTTGCAGGTGCCTCAATCTGTATAGTTCAGTGAgaccctcctctgctcctgcagctgccccgaaacctgcagctgcaccCGCCGCCAAACAGAAGGCCAAGTCAAAGTAGCTAGTTTACTGACGTGTTGAGGACACCCAGGGTTTGGGATTTGGAAAATGTTGGAATGGTACATCCTCTGTGGGGGCCGCTAGAGGGGCAGCTCATTTCCATCTCTGCACCACGATGTTTGTTCATGGGAGCAAGTTTTAATTGATCCTGACGGCTGAAACAAAACTACCATTCACTCAAGGACCGGAAGGGGAAGTGTATGAGCAGAGGAATTTTATTTACAGAGATGTTTTGTTGGCAGTGTTCAGAATAACTAGTTCACACAGTCATGCAGTCCAGCCAGGACAGCACACAATATCACAGgttcttttcatttaataacaggtttatttttacataagtATACTGAGCACTGTACTCAATTTCTCATCATGAAGCTATGAAGCATTATtgctgattttattatttagcatTAATAGTTTtcagttgaaaagaaaaataacattatcTGCGTCCATCAATTAACATATTTTTATGCTTGCTATGCTGAAGAACAagtcaattcaatttcattaaACCAAGTATAAACAGTGAAAGAAGTTAAGTTCACCTATTCTAATGTGATAAcgataaaagatataaaaactgTCCTGCAGTGACTAACTGAATCAGGAACAATGCTTTATGGTACATAACAGCAGTAACTTTTTACTTTGCAGGTTACAGTGGGTTTTTAAAGCCGACTAACTTTAAACAGCTGACTGTTGTggctgaaaaaaaatctttgagaGCAGTGAGAGATCAAATCTGTCAAGTATGCACCAGAAAACCAaagaagattaaataaaaaaaaaactgtgcaaaCCTGGGGGAACTGCAGAATCAGATGATAACATTCGCTGTTCAGTTTTTTAACTTGGATTATATTGATTATAAATTATTAAGTGCTTTAAGCCTGCTAGTGTATTTCTCTCTTATTTCTCAAGTTGCTCTTTCAAACTCTCTTGGAGCATTGGGACTAGTACTAGTCTGCTGTCATGTTCACAAAAGGTTGTCCTCGACCTTTACTGTTTTGTCTAAGTCATAACTACTTATATAACTTTCTTGACGACCATGTTTGAGTTGCAAAAAGTTGCTCCATAACCTGCCATCAGAGGACATttcaatagaaataaaacaaactacagATTTTTATACCATTTTCTAAatattcatcttcatcatcagacaTTAGACACTTCCTGACATGAAGGATTGAGATAGAAGAATGGATCAAATTAATAAACTAGGCTGTGCAACATAATGCTGCTGGCAACTTGAGAATAACAAGAAGATGACAGGTAAATAGATAAATAGCGACTAGGAAACTATTAATATTCATCAGGCCAGGCTCAACatcctgaagaaaaaaaaaacgctgaTTGCTCTTGTGGCACcaagaaaaatattatttgacTAAGAATAGAAT
The Hippoglossus stenolepis isolate QCI-W04-F060 chromosome 15, HSTE1.2, whole genome shotgun sequence DNA segment above includes these coding regions:
- the rtn2b gene encoding reticulon-2b; its protein translation is MATKLVDLVYWRSVRWTGVVFTGLVIALASLFQLSAITVLSHLCLGIMCVNFLLRLYYKLLELLRCNPGVHPFQSHLDYDKTLTDKDTVMLVEEVVLLVAFAVTEIKRLLFIDCMIDSIKFVVLLYLLTYVGVLTSGLTLIIAAVIVVFSLPLLYKKQQVRIRKIVRAVKAFVKKIKTMCLNLYSSVRPSSAPAAAPKPAAAPAAKQKAKSK